ATCATAATCCTAAACGTTCTTTTGGAGAAATTTGGCTATTTGGCCAATTTCCAAAATCGAATGCAAATTCTGTTATCAACATTATTTTAGACACGAGGCAAATCCTAAAAATTGTCTCTACTGTTCAATCACTATCATCACATTTTTACCAGATGGTAGTTTTTATAAAATTCTAAATTTGATAAAATTTTCATTATAATCCAAAAGCAAAATAGTAGCACCCTGTATGTTTAAATGAGCTCAGATCATTGATACAATGAGGGAGTTTATTAgtcattacattatatttaagaAAGTTAACTTTATTAGCTCCCctgcgccccctggtggccgctCTCTACTTAACGACacttctttgtgtgtttctgagacGTTTTTCCGACTGAATCTCAGAGAAATGACTTTTTATATGAAATTCTTTCTGACCAAATATCCGCTGGTTGAACCGCGTAGCTGCGGCTCCGTTAGCTTGACGTTAGCTTCCGTTTAGTGCCTTTGTTCAGGACAGGGAATGTTTTTACCTTTCACGTGAAAACTCCTGACGTCTCCTCTCACGCTCTCTCCTGTGGGTTCGCCTTTTGCACTTTGTAGCTGCAGACACACGTTTTCCTGTGTAGagaaaaatagataaataagtaaaaacatttcctggTAAATGTCATGAAGTTTTATACTGAAGGTTTAAAGCAGATTGTCAGTGTTTCCTACTGTTGCTTGGttagtttttttattcactCACGTAAGCAGCAACTGTAGCTGAAGTCCTTTTTGTGttgaagtatttttattttaacctttGGACATATTTGTGTTCACTCGcatgaaaaaaaagtttaaatgagttttgaccttttttttttacaaccccccccccccccaaaaaaaaacatcctcccATTGTTCATCTGTTTGGTTTGAGAAGTTTTATAATGTTTAAAACGTTAAGTTCCAAAATACAGCACAAATTAATCTGTAAAAAACAAGTTCTACGTTCCTTCATTTGCGTCGGTCTCATGTTTCACTTCACATCCGACTGACGGGAACTTTTCAAGATCTTTTCTAGtttcacagtatttttttttttttcatatctaCAGATTTTATTgttggatttgatttgattcaaaaTTTGGCTCCAAGTTGTCTGATTGTttgtgtggaaaataaaaaatgatgttaAAATAATTCAGCTGCTGATGTTTGGTCCCCGTCACTCAGATGCTGCAAACGCTGAATAAATAATTTACCTTCGTAAAAATAATACATgaattggttttttttttcaaataaataaaaataactgtcTTAATATAACTTGTGAACTTTTAATTTGCATGTTAccaataaaaagtatttttgagGTTGGTTCAATGATTTTCTTTTGGCAGTGTAGataatatacagtttatatacattagataatatacagtttatatacagtagataatatacagtttatatacattagataatatacagtttatatacattagataatatacagtttatatacattagataatatacagtttatatacagtagataatatacagtatatatacattagataatatacagtatatatacattagataatatacagtttatatacagtagataatatacagtatatccgACTGGgtccttaacaatacacatgatAAGTGTGAAGTTGATATGAACAGTTCTGGAGATTCGTGAGCATCAGACAGACCGACAGAGATTTGTGGAAGTAATAAAGAGATTGATCAATATCTGATGATGTCAGCAACTTGGCAACTAATTTACTAAACGCTATTTTGATGGCGTTCACAAGAATTCACCCAGTGTTCCTATATAAtatgcaataaaacaatataggACCCAGAGGTAAGTATCAGTCCTTCctctaaacatgttttttaatcaagatccataaatgattCTCGGACAAATCgaagaaaatgtcaaagaacGCCGATCTCACAGCGTTAAAGAAAGTCGTGGATCTGTTCCGATATTGAATGGATTCTTTTTTTGGGTCGCATCCCACCACTTGAcaaaatttagtttttagtttttgtgttatccggctgacaaacaaacaaatacagaagaaaatgaGATTTTAGGTTTTTAGAAATGAGATTTTTCCAGGTTGATTTTCAAACTGTCGAAGCGTTGACGGCTGCTCGGTGGTGaaaccccaacacacacagactgaatcACAGTACGTTTATATTCAACCTAACAGTTATGTTTGATAAGCCACAGAATAATCATCTGAATTTAAATGCACATTGAGACGATGTTGGTTTTAAAAACTCACCCTGATGTCAACGTTTGAATCTCGTTTCAAAGTCTAATTGTTTCCTGTGACGAGTCGCAGGCTGAGACGTCCCGCCgttttttaaattctgattCACAAGCGGCAGTTAGCTAACCAGCTAACGTGATGCTAGCTGTATCCACCAGGCTCTCAGCTGTCGAGGCCCCTGCACATCATGGTTTTTCCTCGTCACGTAACAGAGTTAAGAACCCGTCTCTTCCCTGGGGTTCATGTTTTCttgcctcctgctgcagggcCTCCTCGTGGAGCTCGCTTTCAGTCTGTGGGCGACGGTATGAACTTCTCCTCCGGGCACTGAGCCGGAATCCAATCTGTGACGGAGCACATGTGGCTATGCGTGTTTGAATAAGACCACGAGGGGTTTGGGATGACGTGGTCTCGTCAGCGTTTCTCTGCACTCGGTCCCCAGATGGCGATGTGGTGACGGTTTGTCAGTGGACGACCAGTTTTCCACTTCACTCTgccacagctgcagaggaggagacggactCCAGCTGCCGACACCAGGGAATCACAAGCTGAAAATgactgaagaggaagaagtgaacCAGAGAACCAGAGACACCTGCTGCACCTCAGCACTGTGCACGTCTGGTTAATCACTCCTCTGTGGAACAAGTGGAATATTCAGGACCACTCATGTCAAACTAGAGGCAATGAAAATGTGAGAGTCCTGTAATGAACAGCGTGCAGCAGGTGAAGACAGACGGCCGCTCCTCCCTTTGCTCTCTCAACAGTCTTCGTCATTAATTCCACAACGTGAGGGAAACTTTCCTCTGAGTGTGGAAACGACTGCATCACGTTATTTCTGCAGATTTTCCAGCTGCACACTCAGTCTCCAGCGTCTGAGCGTCACCCAGTTCCCTGTCAGGTTCCTGGGAGACGACGTGTCGCTGTGTGACGCTGAGCGTTTCTCCTGCAGGAAGCAGCCATTCAAAatactctgattggctgtttaactctgtttttacaactgtttacatgcgtAGGAGACgattctgcagcagcagtgtggatgAAACCTGAGCTGGAGCCAAcgagcggctgtggctcagggggtagagcggtcgtcctttGACTAGAAGGTCGTTGCCCCCTGTCCTCAATGCACATTAGAGAAAAgtgctgtttgaatgtgtgaactCTCCATTTGTTATGGCCTTAAATGTCCGGACAGTCACACCCAGCTCTGCCTCGGCCCCCTGCAGGTTTCTATCATTTCTCTGAAGCGTCAGTGGTTGGTCAGTGGTTGGTCAGTGGTTGGTCAGTGGGTGTGAATGAGGCctgaagctgcaggtgaagTTTTCAAACGTGTGAATCAATGACAAGTGAAAAGGTTTGAGCTTCGACATCAGAACCCGAACCTACAACGAGTCACAGTTTGGTTTCTTGGCGTCCGAAGGTTTTAAAACGTCCTGATCTTCAGTTCCTCTTCGTCCCGAGGCACCGAGGTTCGGTTGGATGTGTTCGTGTGGGACTGAGCTGCTCCTCTTCAGATGTGGGTCAGACAGGAAGCTTCAGTCCCAACAGGCCTCGTTcagccacagagctgctgctgctgccgcctgcTGGACGACGGAGACTCTGCACTTCTTACTGGTGATTTAAGACTTTGTAGAATTCTGTCACAAAACAGACGAGGAAATAAAACGTTGAGTCACTGATCGAGTTATAGAGAATGAAGATGAAtcatttattcttctttctgctccctTTCATTCGAGATTagagattttgtgtttgcatttaaattgattggtcgatgaatgaaataaacttatACATATAAACTCTGCTGCTCACTTCTATATTTAACTtcatcatttttctttaaaaaatttaaTGTGGGTATTTGAACCAAACAAGATTCTGATCAGACTCATATATGACTTCAGTTTATGAAGTTATCTCATGTTTCTgccataaaaaaatataaatgaaaacgtaaataaaatataaatgtagtaaatgtaatataaattagtattttattaatatattacaatgattattataattataatgtaCACAAATGAATCACTGaaggtaaaaaaatataataatcaatcaaaacaaaataaatggaaaCGTCCCTGCAGCAGCGGAACCATTTATCCAGAGCGAGTTCTCAGCCGGATGAAGATACTGTGACACCACGTGAGTCCTCCATGTGTGGAGTCAAAGTAACGTGGTTACGATGTTAGAGTAAATCAGACGAGTTTAAATTAACGTTAACTGCGTTAATCTCGTTAAATGCGTTAACTACGTTCGTGACGTGTTGGTGgaggaaagtgttttttaaagatggcGACGGACGCGTCCGAATAGTTTTCGCTGGTTTTAACTCCGTTTGTCGACATTTCCACAGAGAAGGTGagttacacaacaacaacacacaactacacacctTTAACAACGCACAACAACACGACACAGTAAGAACATGACatcacacacaactgcacaaccCACACACAACTAGACACAtataacaacacacaacaacacgtatataacaacacacaacaacacagtaaGAACATAAcatcacacaacaacacacatataataacacacaacaatacacaaagtatctacaacacacacacaacaatacacaacacacatataacaacacaacacagtaaCAACATAAcatcacacaacaacacataataacacacaacaatacacaAAGTAGCTAcgacacacacaacaatacacaacacacataacaacacaacacagtaacaacataacataacatcacacaacaacacacatataataacacacaacaatacacaaagtatctacaacacacacaacaatacacaacacacatataacaacacacacaacacacaacaacaacacagtaacaacacacatcacatgttGAAGCAacagtctccccccccccccccccccccccgcccctccagTCCTCACACCTGGACGTCTGTCTCTGAGCGTCTGTGGTTCAACCACATCAGGACGATCTGTCTTGAAGCTTTTAGTCGTTAACTTGTGTTCCTGTTGTGTCTCCTCCTTCCTCGTCAGTGTGCCTCTGTCATGGAGTGTGTGGAGGAGAAGTTTAAAGGTCTGTCCATCGCCCGGCGCTCTCGTCCAGTCGAAGCCACCTACCTGCTGCACGTGGCGCTGCAGCCATCGGACCTGCTGGCAGTGTCCTGCTCCAACTTCACCATCCAGCTGCACAACAAGCACACTCTCACCCGGGTGGGGGAGCACCGGGGACACACCGCCCCGCTGTGTGGGGTCACCTTCGCCCACAGCTCCCCGGACCTCCTCTACTCTGGCTCTGCCGATGGGACGGTGCGGGGGTGGGACGTCCGCCGTCCCGGGACAGAAGCGGTCCAGATGTTTAAAAGTGACCCGTCGCACCTCTACTGCAGCTTCGACCTGAGCTGCAGCGACATGCTCCTGTGTGCCGGCACGGAGAAGGTCAGCGAGGACAGTTTTCTGGTGTTCTGGGACGCCAGGAAACCGGGCGGTGGGCTTCTGGGGTCGTACTGTGAGTCGCAcagtgatgacatcacacacgTGCGCTTCCACCCCAATGACAAAGACCGTCTGGCTTCTGGTTCCACAGACGGCCTGGTGAATGTTTTCGACCTGAGCCAGGgcgcggaggaggaggcgctgCTGGCCACGTGTAACGGCGTCTCGTCCACTGGATCCGTCTGCTGGTCCGGAGCAGGTTACACTCAGCTGCTGTGCCTCAGCCTGGACGAGGGGCTGCACCTGTGGGACCTGAGCCAGCTGGACACCGAGGAGCCCCTCGCCGTCTTCAGCACCTGCGACGCTCGCAGCCTGACGCTGCTGGAGGACGGGGGAGGCGTGGATTACCTGGTCGGGGGGACGTGGCTGGAGGAGACTCAGACGCTGCTGGTGCTCGGAGGGAAGAACAGCGGGGAGCTCCACCTGATGGAGTGCGACGACAGGGGGCTCCGCCTGCTGAGGAGCCTGAAGGGCGGCCACGCCTCCACCGTGCGCTGCTTCCTGTGGGACGCAGCGGAGGAGGCGCTGGTCACAGGCGGAGAGGACGCTCAGCTGTTGCTGTGGAAACCAGGAGGGGTGGAGCTCAAGGCGGGTAAAAGGGAATCAATGAAGAGCGAATCAGATTTCAGACTCAAATCCAGAgctcataaaaaacacaacttccagaaggagaagaagacgaagagCTGATTGGACGGTGGTTGATTCTGGGAAcatttaaagtttgtgttttctacaAACActtcaacaaattaaaaacctttGTCTGAACATCTTTACCTTTTTAAagttggaaaaataaatcaaacgattcaagaaaatcacagaaaacaaaaaaaacctcagtaTTGTATAAGTACAATATAGTAAAGTGCAATTTGTTGTACTGactatacaaacataaatattactGTACTGTTTATCTGTGATATAAAACTGTGACACCGGAGATTTCTGAgttttccattttaaattaaagttgtgtgtgttgccaaaatgctaatttatattattattattattagtagttgtagtagtagtagtagttgtagtagtatcTTGTGAGTAATATCTGTCTTTAAAGCTGCAGggatgaaatgaaagagaaatttTGTTGAAGCAAATGTTCTCTGTCTCAGTTTTTACTACAGTTGCAGAGAGCGCCATCAGCTGGACGAGCACTGAAGAGCAGGAAATCTGTTGCTATCCCTTTGAAATGTcaactttactttttaatagTTTGTCACTGACTCCTTATAGTTCTCATATTATACGGTACCTGATGCAAATTATATTTTCCCAATGCAACACTATTCTATTTCTTTCCATTAGTTTTAAACGCAGACCTGATATTCACTGTTAGATGCAtaataaacagttaaaaagaaagaatcagGTGATTCCACAGGTGAAAGTCACATCCTGATAAAACCTCCTCAGTGCAGACGTGACAAACCGTCACAAACCAGGATCATCTTAGAATCATACAGGGACATTAACATTTCATCATATAAAACCAGGATAAGACACAACAGGGGCATTtatgaaatgtattaaatggGTTTGTttgaatcagaaaaaaaaaaagtataatataaaaaacaaaaaggagagtTTCCTCAGGTTCTCTACTGGACGTCTCTTCTAGGTCACAAaggcaaatgttgaaaataaGGGAGATGTCTTAAAACCTGATGAATAACCGTGAGCAGCGGCGGCCTGGATACCTTTGTATGAAGAGCTTGCAAAGTAAATCATCTTCCTTCCTCTGACGCTGCTTTCACACAATGAATCAATCTACTTTTTCAatgagctgtttgagggttaagtcTTTGTTTTAGGGTCAGATTTAGGATtaggttagaattaggttagggttaaggttggGGTTAAGGGAcgagggaatgcattatgtcaattagtgtcctcactaagatagaagtacaaacatgtgcgGAGGCGAGGGGCCGGGCCCCGGACAGGTTTAACCTCATTCCTGCACGCTGTGTggtgaaaagacaaacacacatgcacacacacacacacttgtctctctatagttgtgatgacactcattGACATGTCGCATTCCTTATCCCCTtagcctaaccttaaccatcacaactaaatgcctcaCCCTAACCTAATCTAATCTAACCATAAAATACATATTACACAATTATATTGAAGATTTATTTGTGAGGCATTCATTATCTCAAAGCTAATTGAGAAACCAACAAGGAGCAGCACTGACGACTGTGGAGAGGAAGGAACTCCTCATCAACTGGAAGAAAGAACCAAACTCAGTGTggacgacagagagagagagagagacagagagagagagagagacagacagacagacagacagacagagagagagagagagagagagacagagaaatagagagagagagagagagagacagacagacagacagacagagagagagagagagagagagagagagagagagacagacagacagacagacagagagagagagagagagagagagagagataggggagagagagagagagagaaagagagacacagacagacagacagacagacagacagagagagagagagagagagagagagagagagagagagggagagagagagacacagacagacagacagacagacagacagagagagagacagagacagagagagagagagagagagagagagagagagagagagggagagagggggagagagagagggagagggagagagagagagagacacagacagacagacagacagagagataggggagagagagagagagagagagagagagataggggagagagagagagagagagagagagacacagacagacagacagacagagagagagagagagagagagagagagagagagagagagagagagagagagagagagagagagggagagagggggagagagagagagagagagagagagggagagagagacacagacagacagacagacagagagataggggagagagagagagagagagagagagagagagagagagggagagagagacacagacagacagagacagagagataggggagagagagagagagagagagagacagacagacagacagacagacagagagagagagagagagagagagataggggagagagagagagagagagagagagagagagagagagagagacacagacagacagagagagagagagagacagagagagagagagagagagggggagagagagagagagagggagagggagagagagagagagagaccctttCAATttgtgaggaccggccaaaatgtcctcagaaCGTCAAggtgtcctcacaatgatggtattgaaaaccaaaattggccctgATAACTAAAGGAAGACAAacttgtctctctatagttgtgaggacattcAGAGACATAATACATTCCTGAACCCCTGATTGAAACtgtaaccatcacaactaaatgcctaaccctaactctaactctaacctaacctaacctaacctaaccctaacttaaTACTAATCCTAActtaaacctaattctaaccctaaaaccaggtTTTAACCCACAAACAACAATTTGAAAACGtatggtattgaaccaaaactGGCTCTGataactgtacacacacac
The sequence above is drawn from the Hippoglossus hippoglossus isolate fHipHip1 chromosome 22, fHipHip1.pri, whole genome shotgun sequence genome and encodes:
- the wdr89 gene encoding WD repeat-containing protein 89; its protein translation is MECVEEKFKGLSIARRSRPVEATYLLHVALQPSDLLAVSCSNFTIQLHNKHTLTRVGEHRGHTAPLCGVTFAHSSPDLLYSGSADGTVRGWDVRRPGTEAVQMFKSDPSHLYCSFDLSCSDMLLCAGTEKVSEDSFLVFWDARKPGGGLLGSYCESHSDDITHVRFHPNDKDRLASGSTDGLVNVFDLSQGAEEEALLATCNGVSSTGSVCWSGAGYTQLLCLSLDEGLHLWDLSQLDTEEPLAVFSTCDARSLTLLEDGGGVDYLVGGTWLEETQTLLVLGGKNSGELHLMECDDRGLRLLRSLKGGHASTVRCFLWDAAEEALVTGGEDAQLLLWKPGGVELKAGKRESMKSESDFRLKSRAHKKHNFQKEKKTKS